The sequence GACAGCGCCCGGCCCTGAAGCTGGTTCGGAATGACCGTCTGAAGCACGGCGGTCATGGGCGCGTTGCCGAAGCTGAAGGTCACGCCGCTCACGACCCACCACACGACAGCGAGCCAGAAGGCCTTGCCCGGCGCGAGGGCCGTCAGCGCCACGGCGAAACAGGACAGCGCGAAGGCGACAAGGACTGTCATCACCCGCCGCCGGGGGGCAAATACGGTGACCGCCAGCCCCCCCGCAATCATGCCCGCGCCCGACAGCCCCTCCATCAGCGCGACCTGCCCGGGACCGCCGCCAAAATGCGTCTTGACGAGCAGCGGCGTCAGGGAAAAGGTGGGCAGGATGGTCAGGACGACCACGGCGAGGACGGTGTAGAGGTGGCGCAGGCCGGGGTGGTTCCACACCAGCAAGGCGCCCTCGCGGAACTCGGCCCAGACGCCCGCCTGTTGCTCACGCGGCACCCGAACTTGCGGGATGCGGAAGAGCAGCAGCGGCAGAATGCCCAGCAGCGCAGTCACGACATCGATGCTCAGCGCCGCGCCGAGCGGCATCACGCCCAGGGCGAGGGCCCCCAGCGGCGCGGCGGCCACCGTCATGATGCCCTGGAGGCTCTGGTTCAGACCCGCCGCCCGGGGTAGAAAGTCCGCCGGAACGAGCATCGCCGTGCTCCCCGCCGCCGCCGGGGCCTGAAACGCCTGCATGGAACTCCGAATGAACATCATCGTGTAGACGTGCCAGAGTTCGACCCGCCCGGTGGCGAACAGGAAGATCAGGACGAGCATGCACAGGGCGCTCACGGTATCTGCCCCGATCATCAACAGGCGGCGGCTGTAGCGGTCGGCGAAAGTGCCCCCAAGCGGGCCCAGGAGCGCCTGCGGGAGCAGCGCCGCCATTCCTGCCGTCGCCAGCGCGCCCGCACTCCCCGTCGTGTCGGTGATCCACCACAGCAGCACGAACTGGGTCAGGGCCGAGCCCGTCAGCGAGAGCGCCTGCCCCACGAAGATGGACCAGAAGCGCCGCTGCCAGCCGGGGCCGGGATCGGGGTGGCGGGTTGGGGCGGGGGAGAGCACCGCTACATCCGCGTCCATGTCAGCAACTCCTCCCGCAGCAGGGCTCGTGCCCCCGGGCTCAGGTCCGGCATCCCCGTCAGCGGCCCCAGCCAGAATCCGTCACAGGCGAGACGAATGGCGTGGGCGCGCCCGGCGGGGAGTCCGTCGTCCTCCGCCCCCGACACGACGAAGGCCTGCGCCTCCCGCAACCCGGCGATGAGGTCCGGGTGCCCGGCAAGTGGGGCGAGGGCGACGCACAGCGCCTCCTCCCCCGCCTCCGGTGTAAAGCTCACCTCGATGTACGCGCGCAGCCACGCGCCCGGCTTCTCCCCGTGCGCCGCCACCTCCCGCGCGTGGGCCGCGGCCACCCGCTCCCGGAAGCGGTCCACCAGGGCCAGCGCCAGGGCCGAGAGCAGCGCCTCCCGGGAGGGGTAGTGGTGCAGCAGCCCGCCTTTACTCACCCCCGCCTCGCGCGCCACGGCGTCGAGCGAGAGGGCAGCCCCCTGCTTCTGAAGCACCCTCTCCGCGGCCTCCAGCAACGCCATCCGGGTCAGTTCAGGATTACGGGTCCGAGTCATGTCATCAGCGTACCGTCCAGACGGTCGGTTAGGGGTAAGGCAACATCCTTTTCCTCCTGCCTAGCCCCCGGCATTGACCCGCTCAGCGTGCCCCCGCTACACTTCCCGGCATGACTGCGGCGCACGCGAACAACGTGAATGACGATCCCCGCTAGGGGACGCCTCGCCGCACACCGCGCCCCCGACCTCGCCCAGGAGTCGGGGGTTTTCCCATACAAAGGAGCCCAACGTGACCACCCAACCCGCCGTCCACCTCCAGCGCACCCTCACCCGGGAGTTGCCCCGGTTCGAGGGGCAGACCGTCAGACTCCAGGGATTCCTGCACGCCCGCCGCGACCTGG is a genomic window of Deinococcus aerius containing:
- a CDS encoding MFS transporter produces the protein MDADVAVLSPAPTRHPDPGPGWQRRFWSIFVGQALSLTGSALTQFVLLWWITDTTGSAGALATAGMAALLPQALLGPLGGTFADRYSRRLLMIGADTVSALCMLVLIFLFATGRVELWHVYTMMFIRSSMQAFQAPAAAGSTAMLVPADFLPRAAGLNQSLQGIMTVAAAPLGALALGVMPLGAALSIDVVTALLGILPLLLFRIPQVRVPREQQAGVWAEFREGALLVWNHPGLRHLYTVLAVVVLTILPTFSLTPLLVKTHFGGGPGQVALMEGLSGAGMIAGGLAVTVFAPRRRVMTVLVAFALSCFAVALTALAPGKAFWLAVVWWVVSGVTFSFGNAPMTAVLQTVIPNQLQGRALSLLSTVMGLAGPVGLALAGPLGELIGVRGLFMVAGVLSALASLAGFLSPALLRLDEAPGVTRGGARVSSEA
- a CDS encoding TetR/AcrR family transcriptional regulator; this translates as MTRTRNPELTRMALLEAAERVLQKQGAALSLDAVAREAGVSKGGLLHHYPSREALLSALALALVDRFRERVAAAHAREVAAHGEKPGAWLRAYIEVSFTPEAGEEALCVALAPLAGHPDLIAGLREAQAFVVSGAEDDGLPAGRAHAIRLACDGFWLGPLTGMPDLSPGARALLREELLTWTRM